A genomic region of Pseudomonas abietaniphila contains the following coding sequences:
- a CDS encoding threo-3-hydroxy-L-aspartate ammonia-lyase, which produces MDTLAISTPVLPSYDDVVAAARRIEGHAHRTPVLTSRTANRELGAEVFFKCENYQRMGAFKFRGAFNALSKFDATQRRHGVVAFSSGNHAQGIALSAQLLGIPATIVMPHDAPAAKVAATKEYGATVVVYDRYTEDREAIGRQLAQEHGLTLIPPYDHPDILAGQGTAAKELFEEVGALDTLFVCLGGGGLLSGSALATRALAPDCRLYGVEPEAGNDGQQSLRSGSIVKIDTPKTIADGAQTQYLGNYTFGIIKRDVDDILTASDAQLVEAMRFFAERMKMVVEPTGCLGFAAARAMASELKGQRVGVIISGGNIDLNTYSKLLTR; this is translated from the coding sequence ATGGATACCCTCGCCATTTCGACCCCCGTACTACCCAGCTATGACGACGTAGTCGCTGCCGCCAGACGCATTGAAGGCCACGCCCACAGGACGCCGGTCCTGACCTCGCGCACGGCGAACCGCGAGCTGGGCGCCGAGGTGTTCTTCAAGTGTGAAAACTATCAGCGGATGGGCGCCTTCAAGTTTCGTGGCGCTTTCAACGCGTTATCGAAGTTCGACGCCACGCAACGCAGGCACGGCGTGGTCGCATTTTCCTCCGGCAACCATGCGCAAGGCATCGCACTGTCGGCTCAACTGTTAGGCATTCCGGCCACCATCGTCATGCCCCACGATGCACCGGCTGCCAAGGTCGCCGCGACGAAGGAGTATGGCGCGACGGTCGTGGTCTACGACCGCTACACCGAAGATCGCGAGGCGATCGGGCGGCAACTCGCTCAGGAGCATGGCCTGACCTTGATCCCGCCTTACGATCACCCGGACATCCTTGCCGGGCAGGGTACGGCAGCGAAAGAACTGTTCGAAGAGGTCGGCGCACTGGACACGCTGTTCGTTTGTCTGGGGGGCGGTGGGTTGCTCAGCGGGTCGGCGTTGGCGACGCGCGCGCTGGCACCCGATTGCAGGTTATACGGGGTCGAGCCCGAAGCCGGGAACGACGGTCAGCAATCGCTGCGCAGCGGGAGCATCGTCAAGATCGACACGCCGAAAACCATCGCCGATGGCGCGCAAACCCAGTACCTGGGCAATTACACCTTCGGCATCATCAAGCGCGATGTCGACGACATTCTCACCGCCAGCGACGCGCAATTGGTCGAGGCCATGCGTTTCTTCGCCGAGCGCATGAAAATGGTGGTTGAGCCCACCGGCTGCCTGGGATTTGCAGCCGCGCGCGCCATGGCGAGCGAACTGAAGGGGCAGCGGGTCGGTGTGATCATCAGCGGCGGCAACATCGATCTGAACACTTACTCCAAGCTGCTGACGCGCTAG
- a CDS encoding MFS transporter produces the protein MTNTTPPTPQPRAAKFAAIVRVTSGNFLEQFDFFLFGFYATYIAQTFFPATSEFASLMMTFAVFGSGFLMRPLGAIILGAYIDRVGRRKGLIVTLSIMACGTVLIALVPGYASIGLAAPFLVLLGRLLQGFSAGAELGGVSVYLAEIATPGRTGFYTSWQSASQQIAIILAAALGYGINTWLDATQIAAWGWRVPFFIGCVIIPFIFVIRRSLQETEAFKARTHHPGAREVFRSMRDNWRTVLAGGLLASMTTTTFYLITVYTPTFGKSVLHLSTTDSLIVTLFVGLTNFIWLPIGGAISDRIGRRPLLLGISLLCIFTAYPAMHWLAAAASFERLLVVLLYFSFFFGMYNGAMVAALTEVMPQNVRVVGFSLAFSLATAIFGGFTPAMSTFLVQTTGDKASPAYWLMFAAVCGLSATLVLYRRQKAWVAKSA, from the coding sequence ATGACGAATACCACACCTCCAACGCCCCAACCGCGAGCGGCGAAATTCGCCGCCATCGTTCGGGTCACCAGCGGCAACTTTCTCGAACAGTTCGATTTCTTCCTGTTCGGCTTCTACGCCACGTACATCGCCCAGACCTTTTTCCCGGCGACCAGCGAATTCGCCTCGCTGATGATGACCTTCGCCGTGTTCGGTTCGGGTTTCCTCATGCGACCGCTCGGCGCAATCATCCTGGGCGCTTACATTGACAGGGTCGGTCGTCGCAAGGGGCTGATCGTGACGCTCTCGATCATGGCCTGCGGCACCGTGCTGATTGCATTGGTGCCTGGCTACGCCAGCATCGGTCTGGCGGCGCCCTTTCTGGTCTTGCTGGGGCGTCTGTTGCAGGGATTCTCGGCAGGGGCCGAGCTGGGCGGAGTGTCGGTGTACCTGGCGGAAATCGCCACGCCGGGCCGTACCGGCTTCTACACCAGTTGGCAGTCGGCGAGTCAACAGATCGCGATCATCCTCGCAGCGGCGTTGGGCTACGGCATCAATACCTGGCTGGACGCCACCCAGATCGCTGCGTGGGGCTGGCGCGTGCCGTTCTTCATCGGCTGCGTGATCATCCCGTTCATCTTCGTGATTCGTCGTTCACTTCAGGAAACCGAGGCGTTCAAGGCCCGCACGCATCACCCAGGCGCCCGTGAGGTGTTCCGCTCGATGCGCGACAACTGGCGCACAGTGCTCGCCGGCGGACTGCTGGCGTCAATGACCACGACGACGTTTTACCTGATCACCGTTTACACCCCGACGTTCGGCAAATCCGTGCTGCACCTGAGCACCACTGACAGCCTGATCGTGACGCTGTTCGTGGGGCTCACCAACTTCATCTGGTTGCCGATCGGTGGCGCGATTTCCGACCGTATCGGCCGCCGCCCTTTGCTCTTGGGCATCTCGCTGCTGTGCATCTTCACCGCGTACCCGGCCATGCATTGGCTGGCGGCAGCGGCCAGCTTCGAACGCTTGCTGGTGGTTCTGCTGTATTTCTCGTTCTTCTTCGGGATGTACAACGGTGCGATGGTGGCGGCGCTGACCGAAGTCATGCCGCAGAACGTGCGAGTAGTAGGCTTTTCACTGGCATTCAGTCTGGCCACGGCGATTTTCGGCGGCTTCACACCGGCCATGTCGACGTTCCTGGTACAAACCACTGGCGACAAGGCTTCCCCGGCTTACTGGCTGATGTTCGCTGCAGTCTGCGGTCTATCGGCAACACTGGTGTTGTACCGTCGTCAGAAAGCCTGGGTGGCCAAGTCCGCCTGA
- the tcuB gene encoding tricarballylate utilization 4Fe-4S protein TcuB codes for MQLFDPSTPGQLIPVLNLEESEVQRQMTICNACRYCEGFCAVFPAMTRRLEFAQADIHYLANLCHNCGACLSACQYAAPHEFAVNVPKAMAKVRLETYAEYAWPKPLGKLYHRNGLTLALATGAGLALFLCLALLVMGNLFTAMPGGNFYGIFPHNTLALMFGAVFGFAVLALGIGVRRFWREVTPGEASGAIKTSAALEATANVAQLKYLDGGHGQGCNNEDDRFTLWRRRFHHLTFYGFMLCFAATGVATLYHFLMNWHAPYPVLSLPVLLGIAGGIGLLIGPAGLLWLNLRRNPAQGDAHQKPMDRGFIALLLALSISGLALLAFRETAALGLLLALHLGFVMAFFLTMPYSKFAHGIFRSAALLKFSIEKRQPNPINAGSD; via the coding sequence ATGCAGCTGTTTGATCCTTCGACACCGGGCCAGTTGATCCCGGTACTGAACCTGGAAGAAAGCGAAGTGCAGCGGCAGATGACCATCTGCAACGCCTGCCGGTATTGCGAGGGGTTTTGCGCGGTGTTCCCGGCGATGACCCGACGTCTGGAATTCGCCCAGGCGGACATTCATTATCTGGCCAACCTGTGCCACAACTGTGGCGCCTGCCTGAGCGCATGCCAATACGCCGCGCCCCATGAGTTCGCGGTCAACGTGCCGAAGGCCATGGCGAAGGTGCGACTGGAGACCTACGCCGAATACGCCTGGCCCAAACCGTTGGGCAAACTCTATCACCGCAACGGTTTGACCCTCGCCCTGGCGACGGGTGCGGGGCTGGCGCTGTTCCTGTGCCTGGCGCTGCTGGTCATGGGCAACCTGTTCACCGCGATGCCCGGCGGAAACTTCTACGGCATTTTCCCGCACAACACACTGGCGCTGATGTTCGGTGCAGTGTTCGGCTTTGCAGTGCTGGCGCTCGGTATTGGCGTGCGCCGGTTCTGGCGCGAGGTCACCCCCGGGGAAGCCTCAGGGGCCATCAAAACGTCGGCCGCGCTGGAAGCCACGGCCAACGTCGCGCAGCTGAAGTACCTGGACGGCGGCCACGGCCAAGGCTGCAACAACGAGGACGACCGCTTCACCCTGTGGCGGCGGCGTTTCCACCATCTGACCTTTTACGGCTTCATGCTGTGCTTTGCCGCGACCGGCGTCGCCACGCTCTACCACTTCTTGATGAACTGGCACGCGCCCTACCCGGTTCTCAGCCTGCCGGTGTTGCTCGGCATTGCGGGCGGCATCGGTCTGTTGATCGGCCCCGCCGGTTTGCTGTGGCTGAACCTGCGGCGCAATCCCGCGCAGGGCGACGCGCATCAGAAACCCATGGACCGCGGATTCATCGCCCTGCTGCTGGCCTTGAGCATCAGTGGCCTGGCCTTGCTGGCGTTTCGCGAAACGGCCGCGCTTGGCCTGCTGTTGGCCCTGCACCTGGGGTTCGTCATGGCGTTCTTTCTGACGATGCCTTACAGCAAATTCGCTCACGGCATTTTCCGCAGCGCAGCGCTGCTCAAGTTTTCCATCGAAAAACGCCAACCCAACCCGATCAACGCCGGCAGCGATTGA
- the tcuA gene encoding FAD-dependent tricarballylate dehydrogenase TcuA yields MIDVLVIGGGNAALCAALMAREAGASVMLLEASPKVWRGGNSQHTRNLRCMHDAPQDVLADAYPEEEYWQDLLKVTEGLTNEKLARLAIRASSSCRDWMRSHGVHFQPPLSGALHVARTNAFFMGGGKALVNAYFRSAERMGVKIRYNAQVSDIELKDGVFVAAHLAEREVDGLRLPAERIEARTCVLAAGGFESNREWLREAWGQNERGEWPSDNFLIRGTRFNTGVLLRRMIDLGADIIGDPTQAHMVAIDARAPLYDGGICTRIDCVSLGVVVNRDGERFYDEGEDFWPKRYAIWGRLVAGQPGQQAYSIIDQQAIGRFMPPVFPGTQAQSLAELAGKLGLPEAAFVDTVERYNRACQVGTFDHTALDNCHTEGLTPAKTHWARPLSKPPFYAYPLKPGVTFTYLGLATDETAAVHFKGKASPNLFVAGEMMAGNVLGKGYTAGIGMAIGTAFGRIAGTQAAASAGFASSPVNTESHHAAV; encoded by the coding sequence ATGATCGATGTTCTAGTCATAGGGGGCGGCAACGCAGCGTTGTGCGCTGCGTTGATGGCGCGCGAGGCCGGTGCGAGCGTGATGCTGCTGGAGGCCTCGCCCAAGGTCTGGCGGGGCGGTAACTCGCAGCACACGCGCAACCTGCGCTGCATGCACGATGCCCCGCAAGACGTGCTGGCGGACGCTTACCCCGAAGAAGAATACTGGCAGGACCTGCTCAAAGTGACAGAAGGCCTGACCAACGAAAAGCTCGCCCGCCTGGCCATTCGCGCGTCGTCATCGTGCCGCGACTGGATGCGTTCCCACGGCGTGCACTTCCAGCCACCGCTGTCCGGTGCCCTGCATGTGGCGCGTACCAATGCGTTTTTCATGGGCGGCGGCAAAGCACTGGTCAACGCCTATTTCCGCAGCGCCGAACGCATGGGCGTAAAAATCCGCTACAACGCCCAGGTCAGCGATATCGAACTCAAGGACGGCGTGTTTGTCGCTGCGCATCTCGCCGAACGTGAAGTCGACGGGCTGCGCCTGCCAGCCGAACGCATCGAAGCGCGCACGTGTGTACTCGCAGCCGGCGGCTTTGAATCCAACCGGGAGTGGCTGCGCGAAGCCTGGGGCCAGAATGAGCGCGGTGAATGGCCGTCCGATAATTTCCTGATCCGAGGGACACGCTTCAATACCGGCGTACTGCTGCGCCGCATGATCGATCTGGGCGCCGACATCATCGGCGACCCGACCCAGGCGCACATGGTCGCCATCGACGCCCGCGCGCCGCTGTACGACGGTGGCATCTGCACCCGCATCGACTGCGTATCACTGGGCGTGGTGGTCAACCGCGACGGCGAACGCTTTTATGACGAAGGCGAGGACTTCTGGCCCAAACGCTACGCCATCTGGGGCCGACTGGTGGCCGGACAACCGGGACAGCAGGCGTATTCGATCATCGATCAGCAGGCCATCGGCCGCTTCATGCCGCCCGTATTTCCCGGCACTCAGGCACAGTCGCTGGCAGAACTCGCAGGCAAATTGGGTCTGCCCGAAGCCGCATTCGTCGACACGGTCGAGCGCTACAACCGCGCCTGCCAGGTCGGCACGTTCGACCACACGGCACTGGACAATTGCCACACCGAGGGCCTGACTCCGGCCAAAACACATTGGGCCCGCCCGCTGAGCAAACCGCCTTTCTACGCCTACCCGCTCAAACCCGGTGTGACCTTCACCTATCTGGGGCTGGCAACCGATGAAACGGCCGCCGTGCACTTCAAGGGCAAGGCAAGCCCCAACCTTTTCGTCGCCGGAGAAATGATGGCCGGCAACGTACTGGGCAAGGGCTACACCGCCGGCATCGGCATGGCCATCGGCACTGCCTTTGGGCGAATAGCCGGCACCCAAGCCGCTGCCTCCGCGGGTTTTGCCTCTTCTCCAGTGAATACGGAATCGCACCATGCAGCTGTTTGA
- a CDS encoding LysR family transcriptional regulator produces the protein MELRQLRYFVKIAELGSLGRAALELDVGVSALSQQIAKLESELSTRLLNRTTTGVTATSAGLAFLHHAQLTLRQADNAILAAHRGRMSGYVSVGLPPTTATVLALPLINAMRARYPDIQLHLVEMLSGHLAAQLNARQIDLAILFQLEGGKRWSVTPLLDEKLFVIASPSLPDSPTGASVHLAELGHLPLVAPSAQHGLRSTLMTAFERAGVVPNIIMEIDGLAVLMNAVRAGHAATIQPGAAAALKGESGLSLVQIADEHVGRRNLLATLTDDELSPAALATRVVITDVARQLVSQQQWPGASWIGEG, from the coding sequence GTGGAACTACGCCAACTGCGCTACTTCGTGAAGATTGCCGAACTCGGCAGCCTGGGTCGCGCCGCGCTGGAACTCGACGTCGGCGTCTCGGCGCTGAGCCAGCAGATCGCAAAGCTGGAAAGCGAACTCAGCACCCGTCTGCTTAATCGCACCACCACCGGCGTGACGGCCACCAGCGCAGGCCTGGCGTTTCTGCATCACGCGCAGTTGACCTTGCGCCAGGCCGACAATGCCATTCTGGCGGCGCATCGCGGGCGCATGAGCGGGTATGTCAGCGTCGGTCTGCCGCCCACCACTGCCACTGTGCTGGCACTGCCGCTGATCAACGCCATGCGTGCGCGCTACCCGGACATTCAGTTGCACCTGGTGGAAATGCTTTCCGGGCACCTCGCTGCTCAGCTCAATGCACGGCAGATCGACCTGGCGATCCTGTTTCAGCTCGAAGGCGGAAAACGCTGGAGCGTCACCCCGCTGCTCGACGAAAAACTGTTTGTCATCGCCTCGCCGTCGCTGCCCGATTCCCCTACCGGCGCCAGCGTTCATCTGGCTGAGCTCGGGCACCTGCCGCTGGTGGCCCCGAGTGCGCAACATGGCTTGCGCTCGACCTTGATGACAGCGTTCGAGCGTGCCGGTGTCGTCCCGAACATCATCATGGAAATCGACGGCCTGGCCGTGTTGATGAACGCCGTACGTGCCGGACATGCAGCGACCATTCAGCCCGGCGCGGCGGCGGCGCTCAAGGGTGAATCGGGGCTGTCGCTGGTCCAGATCGCCGACGAGCATGTGGGACGACGCAATCTGTTGGCGACCCTGACCGACGACGAACTCTCACCGGCGGCGCTGGCCACCCGTGTGGTCATCACCGACGTCGCCCGGCAACTGGTCAGCCAGCAACAATGGCCGGGCGCGAGCTGGATCGGAGAAGGCTGA
- a CDS encoding PDC sensor domain-containing protein codes for MVDRNGTQVSENIGLEKDSASPSCKGRNWSQRPWFREVAEQLTSHITPVYRSSATDAFCVTVSVPIFAANGQLHRVLAADVRLSALL; via the coding sequence ATGGTGGACCGCAATGGCACGCAGGTCAGCGAGAACATCGGGCTGGAAAAAGACAGCGCGTCACCCAGCTGCAAGGGCCGCAACTGGTCTCAGCGTCCGTGGTTCAGGGAAGTGGCAGAACAGCTCACCAGCCACATCACGCCGGTGTACCGATCTTCGGCAACGGATGCGTTCTGCGTGACGGTGTCGGTGCCGATCTTTGCCGCGAACGGGCAATTGCACCGGGTGTTGGCGGCGGACGTGAGGCTGTCGGCGTTATTGTGA
- the glgX gene encoding glycogen debranching protein GlgX has protein sequence MSKQEKNTTPQNESAQADGPQVNATRIREGLPFPLGANWDGLGVNFAIFSANATKVELCLFDSTGEEELERIELPEYTDEIFHGYLPDAHPGLVYGYRVYGPYDPKNGHRFNHNKLLIDPYAKQLVGKLKWSEALFGYTIGHPDDDLSFDERDSAPFVPKCKVIDPAYTWGRDQRVNVPWEKTIFYETHTRGFTMRHPSVPEELKGTFSGLMVDDVIQHIKGLGVTSVELLPIHAFVNDQHLLQKGMTNYWGYNTIAFFAPDPRFLAHGKIAEFKEMVAHMHHAGLEVILDVVYNHTAEGNERGPTLSMRGIDNASYYRLMPDDKRFYINDSGTGNTLDLSHPCVLQMVTDSLRYWASEMHVDGFRFDLATILGRYHDGFDERHSFLVACRQDPVLRQVKLIAEPWDCGPGGYQVGHFAPGWAEWNDKFRDTVRAFWKGDEGQLADLASRLTASGNMFNQRGRRPYASVNFVTAHDGFTLHDLVSYNDKHNEDNDENNQDGSNDNRSWNHGVEGPTEDPEINALRLRQMRNFFATLLFSQGTPMVVAGDEFARTQHGNNNAYCQDSEIGWVNWDWDEDGKALHKFVKRLIKLRMAYPILRRGRFLVGDYNEDLGVKDVTWLSPSGDEMTIEQWQDANGRCLGMLMDGRAQETGIRRRGSEATLLLVVNSHHEGVNFTLPEVPEGVNWTSLIDTNQPEIKGKDTFEFGTEYTVTPRSLLLFELQKGDQA, from the coding sequence ATGAGCAAGCAAGAGAAGAACACAACACCCCAGAATGAATCCGCCCAGGCAGACGGCCCGCAGGTCAATGCGACGCGCATTCGTGAAGGCCTGCCCTTCCCCCTCGGCGCCAACTGGGATGGCCTGGGCGTCAACTTCGCCATTTTTTCGGCCAACGCAACCAAGGTCGAGCTGTGCCTGTTTGACTCCACCGGCGAGGAAGAACTGGAGCGCATCGAACTCCCCGAATATACCGATGAGATTTTCCACGGTTATTTGCCCGACGCTCACCCCGGGCTGGTTTACGGCTACCGTGTATACGGCCCTTACGACCCGAAAAACGGCCACCGCTTCAACCACAACAAGCTGCTGATCGACCCCTACGCCAAACAACTGGTTGGCAAACTGAAGTGGTCCGAGGCTTTGTTCGGTTACACCATCGGCCACCCGGACGACGATCTGAGCTTCGACGAACGCGACAGCGCGCCCTTCGTGCCCAAGTGCAAGGTCATCGACCCTGCCTACACCTGGGGCCGCGATCAGCGGGTCAATGTGCCGTGGGAAAAAACCATTTTCTACGAGACCCACACCCGTGGTTTCACCATGCGTCACCCATCCGTACCCGAGGAGCTGAAAGGCACGTTCTCTGGTTTGATGGTCGATGACGTCATTCAGCACATCAAAGGTCTGGGCGTGACATCGGTCGAGCTGCTGCCGATCCATGCGTTCGTCAACGACCAGCACTTGCTGCAAAAGGGCATGACGAACTATTGGGGCTACAACACCATCGCGTTCTTCGCGCCTGACCCGCGTTTCCTCGCCCACGGCAAGATCGCCGAGTTCAAGGAGATGGTTGCGCACATGCACCATGCGGGGCTTGAGGTGATCCTCGACGTGGTCTACAACCACACCGCCGAAGGCAACGAACGCGGCCCGACCCTGTCGATGCGCGGCATCGACAACGCCTCGTACTACCGCCTGATGCCGGACGACAAACGCTTCTACATCAACGATTCCGGCACCGGCAACACACTCGACCTGAGCCACCCTTGCGTACTGCAGATGGTCACTGACTCACTGCGCTACTGGGCGAGCGAAATGCACGTCGACGGTTTCCGTTTCGACCTGGCGACCATCCTTGGCCGTTATCACGACGGCTTCGACGAGCGCCACAGCTTCCTCGTGGCCTGTCGCCAAGACCCGGTGCTGCGCCAGGTCAAACTGATTGCCGAGCCTTGGGACTGCGGTCCTGGCGGCTATCAGGTCGGCCACTTCGCGCCGGGCTGGGCCGAATGGAACGACAAATTCCGCGACACCGTGCGCGCGTTCTGGAAAGGCGACGAGGGTCAGTTGGCCGACCTCGCGAGCCGTTTGACGGCCTCGGGCAATATGTTCAACCAGCGCGGTCGCCGGCCGTACGCATCGGTCAACTTCGTCACGGCACACGATGGGTTCACCTTGCACGACCTGGTGTCCTACAACGACAAGCATAACGAGGACAACGACGAGAACAACCAGGACGGCAGCAACGACAACCGCTCCTGGAACCATGGCGTCGAAGGCCCGACTGAAGACCCGGAAATCAACGCCCTGCGTCTGCGCCAGATGCGCAACTTCTTCGCCACGTTGCTGTTTTCCCAAGGCACGCCGATGGTGGTGGCCGGTGACGAGTTCGCCCGCACCCAGCACGGCAACAACAACGCCTACTGTCAGGACAGCGAGATTGGCTGGGTCAACTGGGATTGGGACGAAGACGGCAAGGCGCTGCACAAGTTCGTCAAACGCCTGATCAAGCTGCGCATGGCGTATCCGATCCTGCGTCGCGGCCGTTTCCTCGTGGGTGACTACAACGAAGACCTCGGCGTGAAAGACGTTACCTGGTTGTCGCCGAGTGGCGACGAGATGACCATTGAGCAATGGCAAGATGCCAATGGCCGCTGCCTGGGCATGCTGATGGACGGCCGTGCGCAGGAAACCGGCATTCGTCGTCGTGGCTCCGAAGCGACCTTGCTGCTGGTGGTCAACTCGCACCATGAAGGCGTCAATTTCACCCTGCCGGAGGTACCCGAAGGTGTGAACTGGACCAGCCTGATCGATACCAATCAGCCCGAAATCAAAGGCAAGGACACGTTTGAATTCGGCACCGAATACACTGTGACGCCGCGTTCATTGCTGCTGTTTGAACTGCAGAAGGGAGATCAGGCTTAA